CCAGCGTCGCAAAGGGCGGCCACAACGGCCCTCGCGGCTCCTCCCGCGCCCAATACCAGAGCCCGACCGACTCGCTCACACAGCCCATCGAGCGTGTCCATGAAACCGGGCGCGTCGGTGTTCGCGCCTTCCTTTGTGCGGAGATCGACCGTGTTGGCGGCCTCCACCCGACGGGCGAAATCGGAGAGCGTCTCGCACCACTCCATGGCGTCTTTTTTGTGGGGAACGGTTACGTTTACGCCCCAATACCCTCGCGCCCGAAGGAAGTCCAGCGTTTCTTTGGCCGAGCCTCCCGGGACGTGAATCGCGACGTACGAGTAGGGGTAGCCCAGTTCAGCCAGCGCACGGGAGTACATTTGAGGACCCAGCGAGTGCTTCACGGGGTCGCCGATGACCGCGAACTCCGCTTGCGGGGCTTCTCGCCAGTCAAAGACGCTCAGTCCGGGTCCTCCTGCCGAAAAGCCCAGAACTTCTGGCCCGAGAAGTTCCAAAAGGCGACCACCGCGGTCGCTACCAACGTCGCGACCGCCCAACTCCTGTTTGGATGCCCGGCGATGACGTTGTTGAGAAGGGTCGAGATGAGCAAGTTGAGGCCCATCCCCGATACGGTCACCCAAATGAAGCGGTGAAACTGCTTGAGAGCCCGGTCGCGCCCTTTGATCCGGAAGGTCCAGCGGCGGTTCCAGAAGAAGCTGTTGAGAATCGCGAGCCCGGCTGTAAAGAACTTGAGCACGGGGAAGGCCGCGTCGGAAGGCTTCGCGGCAAAGGCGAATAGCGACGGGTTCCAGTCCAGAAGCGCCCTGCCCAGCGCCGTGCCCATCGGTGCGTTTCCGACGGGGACCTTGAACATGAACAGGTAATGCAGCCCTGCGTCGATCAGAAACGAAGTTCCTCCGACCATCGAGAACTTGAGGAACTGCCGCACGATCGGCAAGCGATGGAGCTGAGTCCGATCCTTAGGAGTCGATTCGGAAAGTGGCGCGGATTCTTGCATGGGCTCGGCGATCGTTCGATAGAGGAATCGCTTAAGAATCCGCTCTCCGATTCGACTGATCTTTGTACCCACAAAATCGCGAGGAGTCAAAGGCTCGAGCCAAATCGAGTCGATTCCCGCGCGGTTCGCGCCCCAAACGTCGGTGAATATCTGATCGCCTACCATCACCGCAGCGGCCGCCTCGACTCGGAACTCCTCGAGCGCGCGAAAGTAGAGCGCGGGGTTAGGCTTGAACTTCCCGTAGAAGTACTTCACCTGGAGTTCTCCCGCAATGCGCTCAAGTCGTTTCGGGTGGCGGGTGTTGCTGATCAAACACACCTCGAGGCCCGCCGCACGAGCCTTGCGAACCCACCTCGCGGTCTCCTCCGGAATCTCGTTTCGCCCCCAAGGCAGCACCGTATTATCGACGTCGAGCATCACGAGGCGCTTCCCGCTTTCAAAGAGTTCCAAAGGCGAGAGGTCGCCGAGCCTTCGAACCGCCCGGTGCGGGCTGAACTTCCGCAGAGCGTACGGGAGTTGGCCGCGGTCAAACTCTCCCTCCCGAAACCTGCTCAAGGGCCGCCCTCCTCCGCCGCAAGGGCCCGCTTTCGCTTGGCGATGTTGGCAAGATGCTCGGCGTAGGTGGCGCTGAACAGGTGGCTTCCGTCGGGCAGGGCCACATAGTAAAGGTAGTCGTGCTGTGAGGGATTGAGCGCCGCGTCGACGCTCTTTGCAGTTGGCGAGCAGATCGGCCCAGGAGGCAACCCGCCGTAGCGATAGGTGTTATAGGGCGAGTCGGTGTCCTGAATCTCCTTGCGGGAGAGGTTTTTCCATTCGTCGAGCGCATAGAGCACGGTGGCGTCGATCTGAAGCCTCATCCCGATCCGAAGCCGGTTTTCGATCACGCCCGCCACGAGAGGTCGTTCGTCATCTCGGGCCACTTCGAGTTCGATGAGCGACGCGACGATCAGCGCCCGATGCAGGTCGTCGGGTAGGGGCTTCTTGCGAATGACCCTGTCTTCGAACGCCCTGAGCTGGCGCAAAACCACCCCTTCTGCGCCGAGGAGCGGAGGCAGGTCGTACGTGTCCGGGTAAAGGTATCCCTCGAGCGTGCCACCTTCCGGCAGCCGAAACCCGACCTTGTCCTGGTACCGGATGGGTTCCCGAATCGCGGCGGCGTACTCCTCCGCGGTGCAAACGCCCTGCTGTTCGAGAAGGCGGCCCGTTCGGCTGGCCCAGTTCGTCTCCGGGATTCGCACCATGCGCCTTACGGGGACCGTCAGCGCCTTGTAAAGCTCTTTGGGAGACATCCCGGGGCGGATTTCGTAGGTTCCCTCGCCGATCGTTCGGGGCGCATTCACGGCTTGGCCATATCGAAACCAAACGTTGGCATTCCGGACGACGCCACGACTCGATAGCTCGTACATGGCCTCACGAAGCCCTTTCGGCGTTTCGACACGAAAATAGAACTCGTCGCCCGCCGGCAAGGGCTGGAGTTGGCCCCGAAACCAGAGCCCCGCGAGCGCCAGGGCCGCGGCGACGAAAAGGCATGCTCCTCCCACGACTCGCCCCAGCCGAGCCCCCGAACCCCGCGCGGGTTTATTCCCCATGCGCATACCTCGAAAGAATCCTCAGTGCGGCGGCGGAATCGATCTTGAACCTTACTCGCGGCGCGGACAAGCTCATCTCCTTGAGAGCATCTTCCGACTCTTGGCTCGAAAACGATTCGTCGACCTCATGCACCGCCCAACCCAAGGCCCGCAAACCCTCGGCCAGCTTCCGGCAGAGGCGCTCCAATTTGCCGCTTCCCAACGGGTTGTGGGGGATTCCGACTACGATCGCTTCGACGCGCTCACTCGTGGCGACTTCGGCAATTCGCCGAGCGTCCTTGGCGAGGCTCCCGCTCGCAGCAATCACCGGCAGCAACGTGCCTCCGAACGGCTCTGTCTCAGCGACCGCGACGCCGATCCGAGCGCTTCCCCAATCGACCCCCAAAACTCTCAACTCGCAAACGCCTCGATGATTAGAGAATGGAGGAGACCGTTCGAACTGATCGCTTCCGAACCGGGCGGCCGCCCTCCTCGAAAATCGGTGCAGCGCCCGCCGGCTTCCTCGACGATCAAACGCATAGACGAGATGTCCCATGGGCGAACCACGGGGTCGATCATAGCCTCAATCCGACCCGTTACCACAAGGGCGTGGCCGTAGGCGTCCGTCCAGGTTCGCGTTGCCCGGCAGACTTGGGCGAGTTGGGCTAATCCCTGGGCTCTCCCTTGGGCATCCATCGAAGCATGGCTGCCGCAACTCAAGGTCGCCTCCTCCATCGACCGAACCTTCGACACCCGGCACGGCCTGCCGTTCCAAAATGCGCCCGCCCCCTTCTCGGCGTACACGACTTCGCCAAGGGCCGGCAAGTAGCAGACTGCGACCAGGGGCTCGCCCGACTCTTCGAAGCTGAGGAGCGTGGCGTAGAGTGGTACCCCGCAAACGAAGGACTTGGTGCCGTCGATCGGGTCGATCACCCAACCGGTTCCCCCTTCGAGCCGTCCGCCCTCTTCTTCCCCCAAGACGGCGTCGCGGGGATATTCTTGGGAGATGAGGTCGCGGATCTCGCGCTCCGCTTCCGTATCCGCCCGAGTGAGCGGCGAGCCATCCTGCTTGTATTCGATCGGCGCGCCGGTTTGGAAGTGCGCGAGCGTTCGGCGGCCGGCGCGATGGGCCGCATCGAGGGCGAACGCGAGCCTGGGCGTCATGGAAGCTGAGTGTACCGGGAGTCGAGCGCGCCGAGGCTCGCCAGGTCCCAGAAGCCTTCGGGGGCCGTCGGTATAATGCGGATTCCAAGCGCTTCCAAAGCGTGGGGGTATAGCTCAGCGGGAGAGCACCTGCTTTGCAAGCAGGGGGTCGCCGGTTCGAATCCGGCTACCTCCACCAATCCACAGGATTTTCATTTTCCGGCCTTGCCCCTGGCCTGCCCTGGCTTCACTTGCCCTGTCAGCCGGTACAGATCGTCGTAACTCCATGTCGCAACAGTTCCGTTGACGCTCCGGGTCATGCGGTTGCCGACGGCATCGTAGCTGTCGATCTGTGTCACGATCGGAACGTTCGAAGCGTTCAGTTCCCCTTGCGTCGTCAGTTGCGAACGCATATCATAATCATACAGCCTTTTGCTGCCGTTGCCAAGCATCATGGTGGGGAAAGCACCAGTTTCAGGCCCCACCCAAAGGGGCCGACCCGGCCTCCCAGCCCGCTGGAGAGCCTGACCGGTTCCCTGACAAACGGCACGAACCATCCGCCTGTCAGGGCCACCCGCCGCTGAGTCCCGCTCGCCGAAGGAGAACGATCCCAAGGACTGGGGGTGCCTGCGTTGAAAGACGGGACTGGGGCGAGAGCAGTCATTGATGACTAACTCGCTTACCCATCCAGTATCCATCCTTTGCCATCAATGGCCAACCAAAGCGAACCCATCTTCGAGATACGCGTCCATCCTCTAACTCCAACCACTCTTGGAATTCGATAAACCGAAGGCCGTCAGATCTCAACGAGCCAACATAAAACGGAACTTTCGCATATTTCAGGCCACCCTCACTAAATATAAACACCACGGATTCACGTTTGCCGGATACTTCGGGTTCGCAGTTCACATAACAAATCTGATAGCCGTCGATGATTGCCACCTGACCTCCTCCTGGACAACCCTCAAATGCTTGAGGCTTTCTAATTGCCATGAATTGGCCCCTTACCCTCTTAACAAAGAACGGTTCAAATAAATCCACGCCACCGTTGACAAGGGCAACAATGCGATCGCTTTGCACGCTAATTACATCAGCCACGTTACGGTCCCTACGGCTTACGTCGAACTTAATCAATGCACGCAACCCTCCCTTGGCCTCTCGCTGGGCCAAATACACGCTATCTGTTCCCAACTTGTCATCAAAAGTGCTCGCAACGCACAGGTTCGTAACGACGCGGCTTGTCGGCTCAAGTTCCTGCGACGGTAGTCGCATTGTTAATAAGCAAACGATTGTGCTAATCACAAATGATGATCCAGTTATCTACAGGTCGCCAATCCGGCTTGCCAGTTTTAGTCGTATTGCCACCTAGTATAGGCTTGGGCCCATCGCTAGTACTGCCCCATACCTGAGACGAGCCTGATCCATCGAGCCATACAAACCTGGAACCCTTGGGACAGTGTTTGCCAGCACACTTGGCGAAATCGGAAGCAGAACAGCCAGTTGTTACTATGATCCCAACTAACTTCCCATTCTTATCTACGCAGGCCCCGGTGCGGCCCGTCCGCCCACTTCCAGCCGAGGGAACATCCTCAATGGGCCGAATACTTCCGGTAATATAGCCGCCTCCGGTAACGATAGGTAATGGGTTGGGCTCGCCCCCAATTCCCTTGACGGGAGGACCATTGCATGGATCTAAAGGAGCGATGGGGTTAATGCCGTAGAAAAAGCTACCATTGACGCAAACACAGTTCCTTCCTTTTGCCCAAGTTTGAGCAAATCGCAGACAATCTGCTCCAGTCATGAGCCCGGTCTGCCCTGGTTTACCTTTGACCGGGGGGCCAACAACAATGCCAGTCTTGTCATCTTTATCAGGCAGAATGAGCAGTGTCCTGCCACATCCTTTGCAATCGATTGGCTGTGTCGTGAAGAGACCCGTTGGATCGACTTCCATTAGGGGACGACCGGCAGCGTAGGAAATGGGAAGTTCAATCGGCCAGATCGGATCGGTCTGCATCCACCTGCCCAGCTTCTTGTACAACTCTCTGGCTCTGACGTAATCTCGGTCTGCTGTGTCGTTGTAGTAGCCGTAGGCGGCGATGTAGACGAAGGGGATAGAAACTTGCTCGCTGGTAGGTAGCAGAGTTCCGTAGGGGGTCAACTGCACAAGGCCACCAAGCGAAGCTCCGGCAGAGATCTCTTTGACCAAGCTTCCAAGCGGGTCGGTGAGCAGGTCTTTGCTTCCGCAGGACACTATCTCCCCCTCCAGCGTGAGCACCACACGGTTCTGGGTGGGTTCGTTCAGGAGCAGGTAGTCGCTTCCGTCCCACACCATCGTCGTAACGTCGAGGGTCGGCGGGTCTTGGTTCTGGTTCGTCGTGGCCACAGAGCGGCGAAACCCGTCGCCGTCGAAGCTGTAGGTGGTCTTGTCTCCGGATGGATCGGTGACGACGGCGAGTTGGTCCTGCCCGTTGTAGGCATAGCCCGTGGTCTGGCTGCCCGTGATCTCGCTCTCCAGGGCTCCGTAGCCGGTCCAGGCATAGGTGGTGAGACTCGATCCTTCCACCATCGTGACGAGACGGTCGGCCGCGTTGAAGGTGAAGGTCCTCGGGAAGTTTCCGCCTTCCCACATCGTCTTGAGGTTCCCGACCCCATCCAGCGTGTAGGTGCAAACCTGCCCGGCTTTGGCCTGACCAGTCAAACGGTACAGATCGTCGTAGCTCCATGTGATGGGGTTGCCGTCGAGGTTTCTCGTGAGGCGGTTGCCGCTTCTTGATGTTAGTTTCGCAGTAGGGTCAAATGCCGATCTGAAGTAGCCGGTTCTCATCTATAGCCACCACTGCCAGATGAGTGCCTTATGCGCGAAGAAGTAGATGAGTAAGCCACAATTCATCGCACTCAACAATAGCAGAATTATACGATGTCGTGAAGCTCTCGCGATGAACGTGCGGAAAAGCAAGTAGCCGGTTACTAATGGCAGACCAAAGCTTATCGGAAACATTATGAAGCTAAGCAGGAAAGGGTCCGCCCACCGAATGAAGAGAGCAAGGATTGCCAGGAGTGGAGCTATGGACCCGCATCCCACGGCAAGAGCATCTGACATCCGATTCGGTGGCTCATTCAAACCACTGATCATCTCCACGGCGCCCCCAATCCAGGTGAAGGCCCACCAAAGGAGTTGCAGTACCCTAAGGAGATTTCGTGAATTGCTTGGCACTGACGCCAATCAAACGGCTGCTTTGTGCAGTGCTTGTTCCAGCAATACTTGATGTCGTTGCAGAACCTTCTGTTGCACGGAATCCAGTTGCTGGCTCCTCCGGTCACAGATGCTCCAACACAGATATCATGTTGCTTGCATGCTTCATCGGTACAGTTGTACGTTTTCGAGGAAGACCCGCATTTGCGGGCTACGCCACAGCATTCTCCATATCCCCAGGCTGGCAAGCCGCACCAACTATCGGTCCAGAACGGGCTTGGCGACCAGCGCTTCGGAATAGACTCTCGGGGCCACGGATTGATGCCCGGAGGGAGTGGAATCCCCTCGCCTGGAGGAAATAGTTTGTCAAAGTACTCTTTCACGCGATCCTGGGAAGCTAAGCCACTAGGATCGATTTCGATAACTGGCTTCTGACCCGCATACCCGAAGGTTCTCTCCTCCGGCCACAGAGGATCAGTCTGCATCCACCTGCCCAGCTTCTTGTACAACTCTCTGGCCCGCACGTAGTCACGGTCTATGCTGTCGTAGTAGTAGCCGTAGGCGGCGATGTAGACGAAGGGGGTGCTTGGTTTCCCTCTGGTTCCAATCAGGGTGCCGTAGGGATACATTTCGATGAGGCTACCCAAACTCGCGCCCGCAGAGATCTCCTTGACCAAACTTCCGAGGGGATCGGTGAGCAGGTCTTTGCTTCCGCAGGACACTATCTCCCCCTCCAACGTGAGCACCACACGGTTCTGGGTGGGCCCGTGGAGGAGCAGGTAGTCGCTTCCGTCCCACACCATCGTCGTGACGTCGAGGGTCGGCGGGTCTTCGTTCTGGTTCGTCGTGGCCGCGGATCTTCGCAATCCATCGCCGTCGAAAGAGTAGGTGGTCTTGTCGCCGGAGGGTTCGGTAACAACGGCGAGTTGGTCCTGCCCGTTGTAGGCGTAGCCCGTGGTCTGGTTTCCGGTGACCTCGCTCTCCAGGGCTCCGTAGCCGGTCCAGGTGTAGGTGGTGAGATCGGCGCCTTCCACCATCGTGACCAGCCGGTCGGCGGCGTTGAAGGTGAAGGTCCTCGGGAAGCTGCCGCCTTCCCACATCGTCTTTAGATTGCCCACCCCATCCAGCGTGTAGGTGCAGACTTGCCCTGCCTTTTGCTGGCCGGTCAGCCGGTACAGATCGTCGTAAGTCCAGGTGATAGGGTTGCCGTCGAGGTTTCTCGTGATCAACGCACCTCCCTGACTGCTTTCACATGGCAGATGTCTTTACTCTCTAAGGAGACGTAGATTTCTCCGCCAGATTGAATGTCAAGAACCGCTGCGAACGTTTCGCCATTTCGCGTGAAAGAGATTGTCTGTCGACCAGGACGCAGATTGAGGGAAGCGCTGCCTTTACCCTCCAACACACTTCGCTCCTCAATTGTGAATTCGCTTGGATACGTAATATGAACTAGCGCCACTGAAGCACCGCAGCCCACTATTACGTAAAGAAGGATAATAGAGGCAAGAATCAGCAACTTCATGAAGAGACTCATTGAATCGCCGGTAGCACGACCCTGCTGGGGTCCTTTTTGCAATCAGTCCGCGGTTTTCGCCAGTGCTTTGGGCCACCTATCTTGGGAACGATGATCTGAAATCCGCCCGCCATTGCATGGACTAGGCAACAACGCTCGCACGACTGTGCTGTGCTACAAGTAATCCCAATGCGGTTGTTGTACAGATCCATGCACTTGTGATCTGGTGGATTAGGTTTGTAGGGGTCCGGAACGGGTCGATAGCCAGGACAGTTCTTCCAAAATGAAGGCGCATCTTTCTCGTGCATATCCGTGCACTCTTTGGCCCACTCTTTTCCAGTGAGTCCGGCAGGTCCTCCGCATTCTTGACCTATGAGACACGCCCACATGCAATGCTGGAACGCATTACAGATGGTACCATCATCAGGTGCCCCAAAACCGTAGTCTCCGCAGAATCTCTTCGCGGCTTCGGTCGCTTTCTTAGCCTGATTTGCACAACATAAGTATCCTGCACCTATTTCACCTAGTACATTCCGGTCCTTTTGTAGGCCAGAGGGATCAACAAATCGAAATGGGTTTGCGCTGACAAAAGCAAGTGATGCTTCCGCTGGCCACAGTGGATCGGTTTGCATCCACCTACCCAGTTCCTTGTACAGCTCTCTCGCCCGCACGTAGTCTCGGTCGGCTGTGTCGTTGTAGTAGCCGTAGGCGGCGATGTAGACGAAGGGGGTGCTTGGTTTCCCTCTGGTTCCAACCAGGGTGCCGTAGGGATACATTTCGATGAGGCTACCCAAACTCGCGCCCGCAGAGATCTCCTTGACCAAACTTCCGAGGGGATCGGTGAGCAGGTCTTTGCTTCCGCAGGACACTATCTCCCCCTCCAACGTGAGCACCACACGGTTCTGGGTGGGCCCGTGGAGGAGCAGGTAGTCGCTTCCGTCCCACACCATCGTCGTGACGTCGAGGGTCGGCGGGTCTTCGTTCTGGTTCGTCGTGGCCGCGGATCTTCGCAATCCATCGCCGTCGAAAGAGTAGGTGGTCTTGTCGCCGGAGGGTTCGGTAACAACGGCGAGTTGGTCCTGCCCGTTGTAGGCGTAGCCCGTGGTCTGGTTTCCGGTGACCTCGCTCTCCAGGGCTCCGTAGCCGGTCCAGGTGTAGGTGGTGAGATCGGCGCCTTCCACCATCGTGACCAGCCGGTCGGCGGCGTTGAAGGTGAAGGTCCTCGGGAAGCTGCCGCCTTCCCACATCGTCCTCAGGTTCCCAACCCCATCCAGCGTGTAGGTGCAGACTTGCCCGGCTTTGGCTTGCCCGGTCAAGCGGTACAGATCGTCGTAGCTCCAGGTGACAGGGTTGCCGTCGAGGTTTCTCATAGTCACGGCCTTTCGCATCATGCGCCCTTGCCTTTACCCCCTATTCCGCCTCGTGAATATCCCAGGCACAAGGCACCAGCCACCGCTGAAGCCGGGGCCACGATAAGTTCTGTTGGCGCAAATCGTCCAAAGCCTCCAAGAAACCCTCCAACAAGTAGCAAGATGTAAGCGACCACACTCAAAATCCAGCTATATAGACCAAATGGAATCCGCGGTCGTGCGGTCGCTGAAGTTGCGGCAAAGACGTTCAACACTATTGCAAACAGAGCCAGTACGAATAACTGTTCTCCCGTGACGAACACTGTAGCAAGCCGAATCGTGATAGCCGATGCTGCCAATGAGTTTGCTAAGATAAGTAAGCCTCTCAATCTCACTAGCCTTTGTAGCCGCACCTACGGAACTTATCCCGAAGAACCTTCTTAAAAGCTTTTTCAAGGGGGCACACTACGTGGCAGCAGATCCTAATCTGGCACTCGACGCAGCACCAATCTGGCAATACTTGACCACCTCCAGGCGTAGGATTACCACCTGATCGATGGCAATCTGCATAGCAATCATCGGACGGACTGCATGGTCTGTGGATCTTGTTATAGCCGTTGCAGGAGGGCCACCCTGAGCAGTTAGATTCGTCAAGCGCGGGCTTGCAAACCGTTGAATACCATTGGCACACGCGCAGGTAGCACTTGTAGTTTGGATCCGAAGTTGCAACACCCAACAGCTTTGCTGGGGAGCTGCAGGTGCACCCCGGTGCCAATCCGTCCGGATCGACAGAGGAAATCGGGGTAGCATCACAGTACTGAACGGATGTCTGGTCCGGCCACAACGGATCGGTTTGCATCCACCTGCCCAGCTTCTTCATCAACTCCCTAGCCCGCACATAATCACGATCGGAAGAATCGTAATAGTAGCCAAGGCTGCCCACAAACAAGAACGGAAACGAGGGCTGGACTACAGAAAGAAGCATAGTGCCATAAGGCCAGTAGCTGAAGGGCACCCGTGGTTCTTGCCCGGAGCGGATATCCCCTATCACCGAGCCCAGCGAATCCGGCAGAAGGTCGAAACTGCCTGACGAGACGATCTCGCCCCCAAGAGTCAAAACGACTGTGTCGGAATTCGGTCCGTTCAGAAGCAGGTAGTCGCTTCCGTCCCACACCATCGTCGTGATGTCGAGCGTCGGCGGGTCCTGGTTTACATTCGTCGTCTGGATCGAGCGCCGCAAGCCATCGCCATCGAAGGCATACGTGGTGGGAAAACCATCGCCGGGCGGAGTGACGAGGGCGAGCTGGTCCTGGCCGTTGTAGCCGTAGTTGGTTGTGGCCGTGCCTGTAATCTCAGAGGAGAGAGCGCCATACCCGGTCCAGGTGTAGGTGGTCAGGTTCGAGCCCTCGATCATCGTGACGATCTTGTCAGCCGGGTCGTGGGTGAAGGTCTTGGGGAAGTTTCCGCCTTCCCACATCGTCTTCAGGTTCCCGACACCATCGAGCGTGTATGTCGCCACCTGTCCTGGCTTCACCTGCCCCGTGAGGCGATAAAGGTCATCATACGTCCAGGTCGCGACCGTCCCGTTCACGCTGCGGGTCATGCGGTTGCCGACGGCATCGTAACTGTCTATCAAGGTCACGATCGGCACGTTCGACGAGTTCAACTCCACTTGCGTCGTCAGTTGCGAACGCATATCATAATCATACAGCCTTTTGCTCCCGTTGCCAAGCATCATGGTGGTGCGGCGGGAGTCCGCGTCGTAGCTAAGCGTATACAGCGCGTTCCCCGGCTTCTGCGCGGTGGCGAGGCGGTTGAGGGAGTCGAACGTGAACGTGAAGAGCCCGGTGCCGACCAGGTTGAGTCCCGTGCGGTTGCCGTTGGGGTCATACCCATAGCTTTGCACGAATCCCGCCGCATCGGTCTGGCCGCTTTGACGGCCGAGCGTCGAAGATGCATATGGATTCCCCTCTCTCTCAATCTCACCATTCCCGTGGGCGCTCATCTTGGAGCCCTTAAATCGAAGCGCTGCATTGGCTTGAACAACAACCCTACTAGCTTCGACGTCGCATGACGAACCACGGGCCACGTTGCAAGGACGAGACCGACAAACAACAGATAGAGTGCGATGGAAGGCCCGAAAAATGCCACCTTGCTCCCAAGCGCGAGGATATCCATCTCTGCGGATGTACGAGATGCAATCCAAATGGTGTAGGAATTCAAATAAACAGCACGGCCAGCGCCGTCTTGTTCTTGAAACGTGTCAGCCTCGTGACCGATGTAGCCAACGTAGGGCGAGCCCACGTGCCGAAGTGAAGCCACTTCTATTCCTGCAGCACTTAAAGCAATTTCGCTCGATTCGGACACGTAGTACTCATGCTCGCTGCAAGTCACCACAATACAGCCAGACCCTCCGCTAGTAAACCTGTAATCACTAAGTGGTGAGCCAATGTATCGTCCTGCAAATCGCGTAGCGCCTGGACCAATTGGCCAGCAGATTATCACAACCGCCCCTAAACAAATGAGTGCCAATAGATACCGCGCCTTCATAGCCTATCTCTGCGGCAACACTCCTGTCGTCCGCTTGTGCATACAGCAATCGTAGCAGGACCCGTAGAATGTCTCCCTAACGCCTTGATTCAGACCAGGAATTCAGCGGCGCTTCCACAGTGTAAATCCCGACAGAAGGGGCTTTAGCATTTCGCCCACCTCCTTCTGGGCGACTTCTCTTCGGGCAATGCTACTCTCATGTTATCATTCAATTGAGATCTGCACGCGTGTGACTCGATGCGGACGCAAAGTAAAATAAGTTCTCACGCTCAGTTTCCAACCGTACAGTCTTACAACGTGCCCGTCGTCAATGTAATCGATGAAGCACCTCCCCCTGTAAACTGATCCGCCATATCCAGGGCCATCTTCGAACCACGTCTCACTGAAACGGGAGTGCCCCCAACGGACCACCGTATATGGCCCAGCCGTATGGCTTATCTTGGACTGCTGATACTCTTTTTGGATGAACGTCACAGGCGCGAACATGAGCAGCCCGACCAGGAAAATCGACAGTGTCGATAGAATAACTGCGAACTTCCATCGCCGCATGGGCCACCGACTCGCTCTAACAGACATAGTCTTTCATACGTATCTCGATGCTCTGGGCATTGCAGCCATCTTGATTTTCCTCATCCATGCCATCCGTTCCAGCGACGGGTGGTCACTCTTTTGGATTCCGGCTGACGGCATAGCGAGAAACCCGAGGCGGGTGCCTTCCGAGCTTGCTCGCGGGATTCCTCGTCCCATCGTGATTGCCTCGCCACCATCCCTCCCATTATAGGGCATCTCGCGGCAACCAGGGAAGAGAATCGGGCAGAGGTTTCGGCCGCTCTTCTCGGCAGCGGTCCCCGCGGAGGTCCGAGCGGTATGTTGCTCCTCGGTCTGGGTGGCCCGTTCTGGCCCGCAGACCAAACCGGGCGAGGGAAAGCACCAGTTTCAGGACCCGCCCAAAGGGGCCGACCCGGCCTCCCA
The genomic region above belongs to Candidatus Nitrosymbiomonas proteolyticus and contains:
- a CDS encoding shikimate dehydrogenase, with protein sequence MELLGPEVLGFSAGGPGLSVFDWREAPQAEFAVIGDPVKHSLGPQMYSRALAELGYPYSYVAIHVPGGSAKETLDFLRARGYWGVNVTVPHKKDAMEWCETLSDFARRVEAANTVDLRTKEGANTDAPGFMDTLDGLCERVGRALVLGAGGAARAVVAALCDAGWQVGVFNRTPSRAEELVERLDCGAKALDRPDPGECCLVINATSASLFGEVPDLDWNRAESGALFYDLSYGEEATPFVALARSKGFVAVDGKPMLAAQGARSLEYWLGKQIPQEAMLRALR
- a CDS encoding HAD superfamily (subfamily IIIA) phosphatase — protein: MSRFREGEFDRGQLPYALRKFSPHRAVRRLGDLSPLELFESGKRLVMLDVDNTVLPWGRNEIPEETARWVRKARAAGLEVCLISNTRHPKRLERIAGELQVKYFYGKFKPNPALYFRALEEFRVEAAAAVMVGDQIFTDVWGANRAGIDSIWLEPLTPRDFVGTKISRIGERILKRFLYRTIAEPMQESAPLSESTPKDRTQLHRLPIVRQFLKFSMVGGTSFLIDAGLHYLFMFKVPVGNAPMGTALGRALLDWNPSLFAFAAKPSDAAFPVLKFFTAGLAILNSFFWNRRWTFRIKGRDRALKQFHRFIWVTVSGMGLNLLISTLLNNVIAGHPNRSWAVATLVATAVVAFWNFSGQKFWAFRQEDPD
- a CDS encoding endolytic transglycosylase MltG, with product MRMGNKPARGSGARLGRVVGGACLFVAAALALAGLWFRGQLQPLPAGDEFYFRVETPKGLREAMYELSSRGVVRNANVWFRYGQAVNAPRTIGEGTYEIRPGMSPKELYKALTVPVRRMVRIPETNWASRTGRLLEQQGVCTAEEYAAAIREPIRYQDKVGFRLPEGGTLEGYLYPDTYDLPPLLGAEGVVLRQLRAFEDRVIRKKPLPDDLHRALIVASLIELEVARDDERPLVAGVIENRLRIGMRLQIDATVLYALDEWKNLSRKEIQDTDSPYNTYRYGGLPPGPICSPTAKSVDAALNPSQHDYLYYVALPDGSHLFSATYAEHLANIAKRKRALAAEEGGP
- a CDS encoding Holliday junction resolvase RuvX yields the protein MRVLGVDWGSARIGVAVAETEPFGGTLLPVIAASGSLAKDARRIAEVATSERVEAIVVGIPHNPLGSGKLERLCRKLAEGLRALGWAVHEVDESFSSQESEDALKEMSLSAPRVRFKIDSAAALRILSRYAHGE
- a CDS encoding histidinol phosphate phosphatase, which translates into the protein MTPRLAFALDAAHRAGRRTLAHFQTGAPIEYKQDGSPLTRADTEAEREIRDLISQEYPRDAVLGEEEGGRLEGGTGWVIDPIDGTKSFVCGVPLYATLLSFEESGEPLVAVCYLPALGEVVYAEKGAGAFWNGRPCRVSKVRSMEEATLSCGSHASMDAQGRAQGLAQLAQVCRATRTWTDAYGHALVVTGRIEAMIDPVVRPWDISSMRLIVEEAGGRCTDFRGGRPPGSEAISSNGLLHSLIIEAFAS